Proteins from one Chitinophaga oryzae genomic window:
- a CDS encoding DUF4838 domain-containing protein, translated as MTYFLYIMTLLGYGCQSFTGGDIALVSGGKSNYVIVLPADAGKNDQHAAAVLKEYVKRMSGATLNIVNEHTLKDKDQPAIYIGHTDHAANINTGKIKPEGFMLATDARDVYIIGGSGKGVVYGVYTLLEQYLGCRKYSQAPATVPATKDIRVPAQLHDLQEPAFTYRETYYPAAFDNEYLEWHKLHRFEDLWGLWGHSFFKLIPPRSWFAAHPEYFAMVKGIRQPTQLCLSNEAVFRLVVDSLRKAIAGNPDAMYWSVSQEDGGGYCTCDLCRQVDAEEGGPSGSLIRFVNKVAAQFPEQQFTTLSYLYSSKPPLRTKPAANVIIMLSSIDALRQEPLSKIPSAAGFRKNLEAWGTVTSRLFVWDYTTQFTNYLAPFPDYPHLRPNLQYFSDQKVSGVFSQGSGDTHSDMAAYNAYVQAKYLWNPRTDADKVQDDFLQGYYGKAGKNIRQYIDALTSTLQQTHAALDIYGNPVTNHRDYLSPLAIDKYSRLLDKAEAAAEGQPELLKRVYAARLPLEYTVLQQARFFGTEPHGYLDANGREYTVNPRWPERVRKFTALCKEAGVTALAEGGVSPEGYQQEWDSLFARKWVSSLAFRAQVSLVNPPPPEFPGKGAQTLTDGLEGGKDFSLNWLYLYGKDLVAVIDLGAAKPVNTVFMHFLLDARHYIFSPSRVTVAVSEDGAHFTDAGEQVITPLQGEDYDVKNIPVSFRLTGKAVRYIRVTGVCPTEIPVWREAPETKRPAICCDEIYVQ; from the coding sequence ATGACATATTTTCTATACATCATGACGCTGTTGGGTTATGGCTGCCAGTCTTTTACCGGCGGCGATATTGCGCTGGTATCGGGCGGTAAAAGCAATTATGTGATCGTATTGCCTGCCGATGCCGGCAAAAACGACCAGCATGCCGCAGCGGTACTGAAGGAGTATGTAAAAAGGATGTCCGGCGCTACGCTGAACATCGTCAATGAGCACACCTTAAAGGATAAAGACCAGCCGGCGATTTACATCGGCCATACCGATCATGCCGCCAATATCAATACCGGCAAAATAAAGCCGGAAGGTTTTATGCTGGCGACCGATGCGCGCGATGTGTATATTATCGGCGGCAGTGGCAAAGGGGTGGTATACGGCGTATATACCCTGCTGGAGCAGTATCTCGGCTGCCGCAAATACAGCCAGGCGCCGGCCACGGTGCCTGCCACCAAAGATATACGCGTGCCGGCACAGCTCCACGACCTGCAGGAGCCGGCTTTCACCTATCGGGAAACCTACTACCCCGCCGCCTTTGACAATGAATACCTCGAATGGCACAAGCTGCATCGTTTTGAAGACCTTTGGGGACTGTGGGGCCATTCGTTCTTTAAACTGATTCCGCCCCGCAGCTGGTTTGCCGCGCACCCGGAATACTTTGCCATGGTGAAAGGCATACGGCAGCCTACGCAGCTGTGCCTCAGCAATGAAGCCGTTTTCCGCCTGGTGGTGGATTCGCTGCGTAAAGCCATCGCCGGCAATCCTGATGCCATGTATTGGTCCGTTTCCCAGGAAGATGGCGGCGGATACTGTACCTGCGATCTTTGCCGCCAGGTGGACGCCGAAGAAGGTGGTCCCTCCGGCTCGCTGATTCGTTTTGTGAACAAAGTGGCCGCACAGTTTCCGGAGCAGCAGTTTACCACGCTTTCCTACCTGTATTCCTCCAAACCGCCGCTACGCACAAAGCCTGCTGCCAATGTGATCATCATGCTCAGCTCTATTGACGCACTGCGGCAGGAGCCACTGAGCAAGATCCCGTCTGCAGCCGGTTTCCGTAAAAACCTGGAAGCCTGGGGTACGGTTACCTCCCGCCTGTTCGTATGGGACTATACCACGCAGTTCACCAACTACCTGGCGCCTTTTCCGGACTATCCGCATCTGCGGCCCAACCTGCAATACTTTTCCGATCAGAAAGTGAGCGGGGTTTTTTCTCAGGGCAGCGGCGATACGCACAGCGACATGGCAGCGTACAACGCCTATGTGCAGGCGAAGTACCTGTGGAATCCCAGGACGGATGCAGACAAAGTGCAGGATGACTTCTTACAGGGATATTATGGGAAGGCCGGTAAAAACATACGGCAATATATAGACGCACTGACGTCCACACTACAACAAACGCACGCCGCGCTTGATATCTACGGAAACCCTGTCACCAACCACCGGGACTATCTTTCGCCGCTGGCGATTGACAAATACAGTCGTCTGCTCGACAAGGCGGAAGCCGCGGCGGAAGGACAGCCTGAGCTGTTAAAACGCGTATATGCGGCACGGTTACCCCTGGAATATACGGTGCTGCAACAGGCCCGCTTTTTCGGGACAGAGCCACATGGTTATCTCGACGCTAACGGCAGGGAATATACGGTAAATCCGCGCTGGCCGGAGCGGGTGCGGAAATTTACGGCTCTCTGCAAGGAAGCGGGCGTCACTGCGCTGGCTGAAGGCGGCGTTAGCCCTGAAGGTTACCAGCAGGAATGGGACAGCCTATTTGCCCGCAAGTGGGTCAGCAGCCTGGCATTCAGGGCGCAGGTATCGCTGGTGAATCCGCCGCCGCCTGAGTTTCCGGGTAAAGGGGCGCAGACGCTTACCGATGGACTGGAAGGCGGCAAAGATTTCAGCCTCAACTGGCTGTACCTGTATGGAAAGGACCTCGTAGCAGTCATTGACCTGGGTGCTGCCAAACCGGTCAATACTGTCTTTATGCATTTTCTGCTGGATGCCCGGCATTATATTTTCAGTCCGTCCCGCGTAACAGTGGCGGTGTCTGAAGACGGCGCCCATTTTACGGACGCAGGTGAGCAGGTCATTACGCCCTTACAGGGAGAAGACTATGATGTAAAAAATATACCGGTTTCTTTCCGGTTAACGGGAAAGGCTGTACGCTATATCCGCGTGACCGGCGTTTGTCCGACGGAAATCCCCGTATGGCGGGAAGCTCCGGAAACTAAACGGCCGGCTATCTGTTGTGATGAAATTTATGTACAGTAA
- a CDS encoding PAS domain S-box protein, which translates to MLNQSAAARTEEMEHFRKFFLLSNDLFCLVGSKGTFEMVNPAFGRALGWKPEEILGRSVFDIIHPDDIDSSGEQLKGLNEGINTVNFVNRMRTINGEYIWLQWMASPEVSTGHIFAVGRDISQVIYQERQLQESEHQFRVFFNNSRGMMCMHDLDGKLLAVNHASAESLGYQPAELIGRMLWEIVPAVFREGVFEYLETIKREKQVSGLMHTCHRDGSIRIWLYNNVLEYSVDGNPYVIANALDITLRHALEKDLKWTTEMLERTNSVARIGFWHLDLEKQLPYWSDVTRRIHEVGDDFVPTLEGALEFYKEPHRTVIENAVNRGIEFNEPWDIELEIVTAKGRDIWVRSIGSPEFKDGKCIRLYGTFQDIDRQKRLEEEIQRSRKLLEDILQSATDVSVIATALDGTITLFNSGAENLLGYSSREMVGKQTPVAFHEPAELSERAAAKGVSPVEVFAEAAAGQRPGAQQEWTYIRKNGSAVNVSLVISAIHNMNNELTGYLHIATDITDRKKAEQLLLDEKAKLSAFVKHTPAAVVMLDKRLRIIAYSNAWQEDNQLTGQQLYGKMVYDLLPNIPAGFKQIYRDTLAGKVDKNGEFIWRPPGWEHDQHLHWEVRPWFYHDGGVGGITILTEDVTANAMHQEELQQAKQLAEQASVAKSEFLANMSHEIRTPLNGIIGFTDLVLKTRLNEVQHQYLSIVNQSASTLLNIINDILDFSKIEAGKLELDIQKQDIFEVSSQVSDMVKFQAQSKGLEMIYDVSADLPRFIWTDQLRLKQILVNLLSNAVKFTEKGEVGLKIYPVSPANAELYRTIRFEVSDTGIGIRKERQEKIFEAFSQEDISITKRYGGTGLGLTISNKLLGLMNSRLQVESIPGEGSTFFFEITVETADGPPVTWQHIEAVKKVLVTDDNEHNRTILQQMLLLKGIETDMARSGFEALQLLMEGRTYDAVLMDYHMPVMDGLETLRKMRQMADQLGTWTPVVLLYSSSDDETVQRVCEELKVEQRLVKPVKMQDLYNALAHLSLKNSDQTDIAGATTQKLQPERTSLKVLLAEDNSVNMLLIKAIITRSVPMATIVEAKTGLEAVELYMSEQPDLVFMDIQMPEMDGYDATRRIRELFPEKHTPIVALTAGNTKGERERCIAAGMDDFLSKPFVEDEILALVNKWGTGDEPAGIEAAGVRPLDLSVLMGYLGSDTKQDPLLRETLSLLLGDCKSVKAEITGQDMSQHPKRIREICHSMRSVTTYAGLTGLEKAIRDTETNGVTTEQLQVLATELDKAIVAVQLALDQLP; encoded by the coding sequence ATGTTGAACCAGTCGGCTGCTGCACGCACGGAGGAAATGGAACATTTCCGGAAGTTTTTTCTATTGTCCAATGATTTGTTCTGCCTCGTAGGCAGTAAAGGTACCTTTGAAATGGTAAACCCTGCCTTTGGCCGGGCGCTGGGTTGGAAACCTGAAGAAATACTGGGCCGGTCCGTTTTTGATATTATTCATCCGGACGATATTGACAGTTCGGGGGAGCAACTGAAAGGGCTAAACGAAGGAATCAATACGGTGAACTTTGTAAACCGTATGCGGACAATCAACGGCGAATATATATGGCTGCAATGGATGGCTTCCCCTGAGGTGTCCACCGGGCACATCTTTGCGGTGGGAAGAGATATCTCGCAGGTGATCTATCAGGAACGCCAGCTGCAGGAAAGCGAACACCAGTTCAGGGTATTCTTTAATAACTCGAGGGGCATGATGTGTATGCATGACCTCGATGGAAAACTGCTGGCGGTGAATCACGCCAGCGCTGAGAGTCTCGGTTATCAGCCTGCCGAACTGATCGGCAGAATGCTCTGGGAAATCGTTCCTGCGGTTTTCAGGGAGGGTGTTTTTGAATACCTCGAGACCATCAAAAGAGAAAAACAGGTGAGTGGCCTGATGCATACCTGCCACCGCGATGGCAGCATCCGGATCTGGTTGTATAATAACGTACTCGAATACTCTGTGGATGGAAACCCATACGTGATCGCCAATGCACTGGATATCACGCTGCGGCATGCCCTGGAAAAAGACCTGAAATGGACCACGGAAATGCTGGAGCGGACCAACAGCGTAGCACGGATTGGATTCTGGCATCTGGACCTGGAAAAACAACTGCCTTACTGGTCTGATGTAACACGTCGTATCCATGAAGTGGGAGACGACTTTGTACCGACGCTGGAGGGAGCGCTGGAGTTTTACAAAGAACCCCATCGCACGGTCATTGAGAATGCCGTCAACAGAGGGATTGAGTTTAATGAACCCTGGGATATTGAACTGGAGATCGTCACCGCCAAAGGCAGAGATATCTGGGTCCGTTCTATCGGCAGCCCTGAATTCAAAGACGGCAAATGTATCCGGCTATATGGCACCTTCCAGGACATCGACCGCCAAAAGCGGCTGGAAGAAGAAATACAACGGTCGCGCAAACTGCTGGAAGACATCCTGCAGTCGGCCACCGACGTCAGCGTCATCGCGACAGCGTTAGACGGCACCATTACCTTGTTTAACAGCGGTGCGGAAAACCTGCTGGGATATTCCTCCCGTGAAATGGTCGGCAAACAAACACCGGTCGCTTTCCATGAGCCGGCGGAACTGTCGGAAAGAGCGGCGGCCAAAGGCGTGAGCCCTGTGGAGGTATTTGCCGAAGCAGCGGCTGGTCAGCGCCCCGGCGCACAGCAGGAATGGACCTACATCCGGAAAAACGGCTCTGCGGTGAACGTGTCGCTCGTCATTTCCGCTATCCACAACATGAACAATGAACTCACCGGCTATCTTCATATTGCTACTGATATCACAGACAGAAAAAAAGCGGAGCAGCTGCTGCTCGATGAAAAAGCCAAGCTTTCCGCTTTTGTGAAACATACTCCCGCAGCGGTGGTGATGCTGGATAAACGGCTTCGTATTATCGCCTATAGTAATGCATGGCAGGAAGACAATCAGCTAACGGGGCAGCAACTGTATGGTAAAATGGTCTATGACCTGTTGCCCAATATCCCCGCGGGATTCAAACAGATCTACCGCGACACGCTGGCCGGTAAGGTGGACAAGAACGGCGAATTCATCTGGCGGCCGCCTGGATGGGAGCACGACCAGCACCTGCACTGGGAAGTAAGGCCGTGGTTTTATCATGACGGCGGCGTAGGCGGGATCACCATCCTGACGGAAGACGTAACGGCCAACGCAATGCACCAGGAAGAACTGCAACAAGCCAAACAGCTGGCGGAACAGGCCAGCGTGGCCAAATCGGAATTCCTGGCCAATATGAGCCATGAGATCAGGACCCCGCTGAATGGTATCATCGGGTTTACTGACCTCGTACTGAAAACACGGCTCAACGAAGTGCAGCATCAATACCTCTCTATCGTTAACCAGAGCGCCAGCACCCTCCTGAATATCATCAACGATATCCTCGACTTCTCGAAGATCGAAGCCGGTAAACTGGAACTGGATATCCAGAAACAGGACATCTTCGAAGTCAGCAGCCAGGTGAGCGACATGGTAAAGTTCCAGGCGCAGAGCAAAGGCCTGGAAATGATCTATGACGTGTCCGCGGACCTGCCCCGGTTCATCTGGACTGACCAGCTGCGGCTGAAACAAATATTGGTCAACCTCCTTTCCAATGCCGTCAAATTCACGGAGAAAGGGGAGGTCGGCCTGAAGATTTACCCCGTTTCACCGGCGAATGCTGAACTCTATCGCACCATTCGTTTCGAGGTGTCAGACACCGGTATCGGCATCCGCAAAGAGCGGCAGGAAAAAATCTTTGAAGCCTTCTCCCAGGAAGATATATCCATCACCAAAAGATATGGTGGCACCGGGTTGGGCCTTACCATCTCCAACAAGCTGCTGGGGTTGATGAACAGCCGGTTGCAGGTGGAAAGCATCCCCGGTGAAGGAAGTACTTTCTTTTTTGAAATAACCGTGGAAACAGCCGACGGACCACCGGTAACCTGGCAGCATATCGAGGCGGTAAAAAAAGTGCTGGTGACGGATGATAATGAACATAACCGCACCATCCTGCAACAGATGCTGTTGCTGAAAGGTATTGAAACCGACATGGCCCGCAGTGGCTTTGAAGCACTGCAGCTGCTCATGGAAGGGCGCACGTACGACGCCGTGCTGATGGACTATCACATGCCGGTGATGGATGGCCTGGAAACACTCCGTAAAATGCGGCAGATGGCCGACCAGCTGGGTACCTGGACGCCGGTCGTATTGTTGTACAGCTCTTCAGATGATGAAACGGTACAACGGGTATGTGAAGAACTGAAAGTGGAACAACGGCTGGTGAAACCCGTTAAAATGCAGGACCTGTACAACGCACTGGCACACCTGTCATTGAAAAATTCCGATCAGACCGATATTGCAGGGGCAACAACCCAAAAGCTGCAACCGGAGCGCACGTCGTTAAAAGTATTGCTGGCGGAAGACAATAGCGTCAATATGCTGTTGATTAAAGCCATCATTACCCGGTCTGTGCCCATGGCTACCATTGTGGAGGCAAAAACCGGCCTGGAAGCGGTGGAGCTCTATATGAGCGAACAACCGGACCTCGTGTTCATGGACATACAGATGCCCGAAATGGACGGGTATGATGCCACCCGTCGTATCAGGGAACTGTTTCCGGAGAAACATACTCCCATTGTGGCACTCACTGCCGGCAACACCAAAGGCGAACGCGAAAGATGCATCGCCGCCGGGATGGATGACTTTCTCTCCAAGCCTTTCGTGGAAGATGAAATACTCGCGCTGGTCAACAAATGGGGGACGGGTGACGAACCGGCCGGGATAGAAGCTGCAGGCGTCCGGCCACTGGACCTTTCCGTGCTCATGGGCTACCTGGGCAGCGATACAAAGCAAGACCCGTTGCTGCGCGAAACACTCTCCCTGTTGCTGGGGGACTGTAAATCAGTGAAAGCGGAAATAACGGGACAGGACATGAGCCAGCATCCCAAAAGGATCAGGGAGATATGCCACAGTATGCGGAGTGTAACCACCTACGCAGGTTTGACAGGGCTGGAAAAAGCAATCCGGGACACAGAGACGAACGGTGTTACAACGGAACAGCTGCAGGTATTGGCAACAGAGCTGGATAAAGCTATTGTAGCGGTGCAGCTGGCGCTGGACCAGCTGCCCTGA
- a CDS encoding tetratricopeptide repeat protein: MRTPVLKYIFLITATVAVLPAMAQNNRKSRAAEALYDDAVKATRAKQYPEAIRLSRQALDQQPDFVDQQLLMGRLYQLTNQYDSARKYIRQVLATAPRYRDAYLYAINIELAQQQYEEAECYADMALGYFNGDREFMLKKLGVMDEARKFYQGSNYANTLLDRYGTDTVVQRAVTGHFLLAGAYFRKNNYNNLARSNYEKALMTDPSNQEARQALTGIDIRDNNYSAALERIEAELASHPNAYDLLMTKLEILREMHRYPEAISHLENIVKRFPGDNKARSQQVPLRMEAAAYYTNTDPYALYQSILEKHPGNPEALQKLIGLSMSRGAYREALNWINLGLKSHPDDLRLLGLKADMLESDRKYTEAAMLSEKLLQRQPANATERERLGRLYLASGREYLAQQQYPEALLQFENALRTTPGDTTAPDLLANTYLLQKKPAQALAVLDRALQQHPGNARFLLKKANILADTGQYDQATAILESLLQRHPVDGQYSALLQDIHLSAGRILLQNEEYEQAKRQFQAVLALQPGHPEALQYLVNAESAMQQPDSALSWLDQALARDPHNRELLFKKAGILSMQQQYTAAGAILDSLRQQYPFTVKYRNAYTDNLLAAGTAARRNQQPDSALQTFRQVLAINRKDSAALLYTINLYNGKGAYDSALAYANQGLRYYPDNPAFLEKRVITLENKKDFSAASLAADSLLRYSNTTAHIDYADYLRSKTLKNQFGLFFLRSSYDYGTSRWYNIATAEYRRFIKRGSYAVRLNYGGRAAEGTGIMGEAELYYTHSRRTYSYALASYANSDVFPTARLAYSIFHTFGKSFEAELGGRYLKTDSADIYSGVVSLANRFHDFYVNFRAYFISDQPNFYTSFNLTTRYYMNRDQDYLSLIAGLGTSPDDRSRLVQFPQLSGLLTRSVGAGYQKTVRYRTTLGLYGTWINQKISPTIFQNQYDIFVTVQRKF; encoded by the coding sequence ATGAGGACACCCGTGTTGAAATATATTTTCCTGATCACCGCCACCGTAGCGGTATTGCCGGCCATGGCCCAAAACAACCGCAAAAGCAGGGCTGCCGAAGCGCTCTACGATGACGCCGTCAAAGCCACACGGGCCAAACAATACCCCGAGGCCATCCGCCTCTCCCGTCAGGCGCTGGACCAGCAGCCGGACTTTGTGGACCAGCAGCTGCTTATGGGCAGGCTGTACCAGCTCACCAACCAGTATGACAGCGCCCGGAAATATATACGGCAGGTGCTGGCCACTGCCCCGCGGTACCGGGATGCCTATCTGTATGCCATCAATATTGAACTGGCCCAACAACAATACGAGGAAGCCGAATGTTATGCGGATATGGCACTGGGATATTTCAACGGCGACCGTGAGTTTATGCTGAAGAAACTGGGTGTCATGGATGAAGCCCGCAAGTTTTACCAGGGCAGCAACTACGCCAATACCCTGCTCGACAGGTATGGCACCGACACCGTCGTGCAGAGGGCCGTCACCGGCCACTTCCTGCTGGCAGGCGCCTACTTCCGTAAAAACAACTACAACAACCTCGCCCGCAGCAATTACGAAAAAGCCCTGATGACCGATCCCTCCAACCAGGAGGCGCGGCAGGCACTTACGGGCATAGATATACGCGATAATAACTACAGCGCCGCGCTGGAACGGATAGAAGCCGAACTGGCGAGCCACCCCAACGCCTACGATTTACTGATGACCAAGCTGGAGATACTGCGGGAAATGCACCGTTATCCGGAAGCGATCAGCCACCTGGAAAATATTGTCAAGCGCTTTCCGGGAGATAATAAAGCCCGCAGCCAGCAGGTGCCGCTACGCATGGAAGCTGCCGCCTATTATACCAACACCGATCCTTACGCGCTTTATCAAAGCATACTGGAAAAGCATCCCGGCAATCCGGAAGCGCTACAGAAACTGATCGGGCTGAGCATGTCCCGCGGCGCCTACCGGGAAGCGCTGAACTGGATCAACCTCGGCCTGAAAAGTCACCCGGACGATCTCCGGCTACTGGGCCTGAAAGCAGATATGCTGGAAAGCGACCGCAAATACACCGAGGCTGCCATGCTATCAGAGAAGCTGCTGCAACGCCAGCCAGCCAATGCCACCGAACGGGAACGCCTAGGGCGCCTTTACCTTGCCAGCGGACGGGAATATCTCGCCCAGCAGCAATACCCCGAAGCGCTTCTGCAATTTGAAAACGCCCTGCGTACCACTCCCGGCGACACCACGGCCCCCGACCTGCTGGCCAATACCTACCTGCTGCAGAAAAAGCCTGCGCAGGCGCTTGCCGTCCTTGACCGGGCTTTGCAACAACATCCCGGCAACGCGCGTTTCCTGCTGAAGAAAGCCAACATACTGGCGGACACGGGACAGTACGATCAGGCGACAGCCATCCTGGAATCGTTGCTGCAACGCCATCCGGTAGACGGGCAGTACTCCGCTTTACTACAGGACATTCATCTCAGCGCCGGCAGGATACTGCTGCAAAACGAAGAATACGAACAAGCTAAAAGACAGTTCCAGGCCGTACTTGCACTGCAGCCAGGCCACCCGGAAGCGCTGCAGTACCTCGTCAACGCCGAAAGCGCCATGCAACAGCCAGACAGCGCATTGTCCTGGCTGGACCAGGCGTTGGCTCGCGATCCACATAACCGCGAACTGCTGTTTAAAAAGGCCGGCATCCTCAGTATGCAACAGCAGTATACTGCCGCCGGTGCTATACTCGACAGCCTTCGTCAGCAATACCCTTTTACCGTAAAATACCGTAACGCCTATACGGACAACCTGCTGGCTGCAGGAACTGCCGCCCGGAGAAACCAGCAGCCTGACAGCGCGCTGCAAACCTTCCGGCAGGTACTGGCCATCAACAGGAAAGATTCCGCCGCCTTGTTATATACCATCAACCTGTACAACGGCAAAGGCGCCTATGACAGCGCGCTGGCGTATGCCAACCAGGGCCTCCGGTATTACCCGGACAATCCGGCGTTCCTGGAAAAACGGGTCATCACGCTCGAAAACAAAAAAGATTTCTCCGCCGCCTCGCTGGCTGCAGACTCGCTGTTGCGCTACAGTAATACCACCGCGCATATCGACTATGCCGACTACCTGCGGAGCAAGACGCTGAAAAACCAGTTCGGCCTGTTCTTCCTGCGCTCCAGCTACGACTATGGCACCAGCCGCTGGTACAATATCGCCACCGCCGAATACCGGCGTTTCATCAAACGGGGCAGCTATGCCGTACGCCTTAACTATGGCGGACGAGCGGCCGAAGGCACCGGCATTATGGGAGAAGCGGAACTATACTACACCCATTCCCGCCGTACCTATTCGTACGCCCTTGCCAGTTATGCCAATTCGGACGTGTTCCCCACCGCACGCCTGGCTTATTCTATCTTCCACACGTTTGGCAAAAGCTTTGAAGCAGAACTGGGAGGCCGCTACCTGAAGACCGACAGCGCAGACATCTACTCCGGCGTGGTATCCCTCGCCAACCGGTTTCATGATTTTTATGTGAACTTCCGGGCTTATTTCATCAGTGACCAACCCAATTTTTATACTTCCTTTAACCTGACGACCCGTTACTATATGAACAGGGACCAGGACTACCTGTCGCTCATTGCGGGGCTGGGAACCTCTCCGGATGACCGCAGCCGCCTGGTGCAGTTCCCGCAGTTGTCAGGGTTGCTGACCCGCAGCGTGGGCGCCGGTTACCAGAAAACAGTCCGGTACCGCACCACCCTGGGGCTGTATGGCACCTGGATCAACCAGAAAATCAGTCCTACCATTTTTCAGAACCAGTACGATATCTTTGTAACGGTACAACGAAAATTCTAA